One genomic segment of Alicycliphilus denitrificans K601 includes these proteins:
- a CDS encoding glutamate synthase subunit beta gives MGKTTGFLEYERIEEGYPAPAERVKHYKEFVIGLSSEQAKIQAARCMDCGTPFCNNGCPVNNIIPDFNDLVYHQDWRSASTVLHSTNNFPEFTGRICPAPCEAACTLNINSDAVGIKSIEHAIVDRAWAEGWVQPQLPRHKTGRKVAIVGAGPAGLAAAQQLARAGHDVTLFEKNDRVGGLLRYGIPDFKLDKGHIDKRVRQLVAEGVQIRTGVFVGSEKDGLGQGSKVTNWSTETVTPAQLQAEFDAVLLTGGAEQSRDLPVPGRDLAGIHFAMEFLPQQNKVNAGDKLKGQIRADGKHVIVIGGGDTGSDCVGTSNRHGAKSVTQFEVMPMPPEQENKPLVWPYWPLKLRTSSSHDEGCVREFAISTKEFTGHKGKVTGLKTVQVEFKDGRFSEVPGTEKEYPADLVLLAMGFVSPVAAVLDAFGVDKDARGNARASTDFIGGYATSVPKVFAAGDMRRGQSLVVWAIREGRQAARAVDEFLMGASDLPR, from the coding sequence ATGGGAAAGACGACAGGCTTTCTGGAATACGAGCGCATCGAGGAGGGCTACCCCGCGCCCGCCGAGCGCGTGAAGCACTACAAGGAATTCGTCATCGGCCTGAGCAGCGAGCAGGCCAAGATTCAGGCCGCGCGCTGCATGGACTGCGGCACGCCGTTCTGCAACAACGGCTGCCCGGTCAACAACATCATCCCGGACTTCAACGACCTCGTGTACCACCAGGACTGGAGAAGCGCGAGCACGGTGCTGCACAGCACCAACAACTTCCCCGAGTTCACCGGCCGCATCTGCCCCGCGCCCTGCGAGGCAGCGTGCACGCTCAACATCAACAGCGACGCGGTGGGTATCAAGAGCATCGAGCACGCCATCGTCGACCGCGCCTGGGCCGAGGGCTGGGTGCAGCCCCAGCTGCCCAGGCACAAGACCGGCAGGAAGGTCGCCATCGTCGGCGCCGGCCCGGCGGGCCTCGCTGCGGCGCAGCAGCTCGCGCGCGCCGGGCACGACGTGACGCTGTTCGAGAAGAACGACCGCGTGGGCGGCCTGCTGCGCTACGGCATCCCCGACTTCAAGCTCGACAAGGGCCACATCGACAAGCGCGTGCGCCAGCTCGTGGCCGAGGGCGTGCAGATCCGCACCGGCGTGTTCGTGGGCAGCGAGAAGGACGGCCTGGGGCAGGGCAGCAAGGTCACCAACTGGTCCACCGAGACCGTCACGCCCGCGCAGCTGCAGGCCGAATTCGACGCCGTGCTGCTCACCGGCGGCGCCGAGCAGAGCCGCGACCTGCCCGTGCCGGGGCGGGACCTCGCGGGCATCCACTTCGCCATGGAGTTCCTGCCGCAGCAGAACAAGGTCAACGCGGGCGACAAGCTCAAGGGCCAGATTCGGGCCGATGGCAAGCACGTCATCGTCATCGGCGGCGGCGACACCGGCAGCGACTGCGTGGGCACCAGCAACCGCCACGGCGCCAAGAGCGTGACGCAGTTCGAGGTCATGCCCATGCCGCCCGAGCAGGAGAACAAGCCGCTCGTCTGGCCCTACTGGCCGCTCAAGCTGCGCACCAGCTCCAGCCACGACGAGGGCTGCGTGCGCGAGTTCGCCATCTCCACCAAGGAGTTCACGGGGCACAAGGGCAAGGTCACGGGCCTGAAGACCGTACAGGTCGAGTTCAAGGACGGCAGGTTCTCCGAGGTGCCCGGCACCGAGAAGGAATACCCTGCCGACCTCGTGCTGCTGGCCATGGGCTTCGTCAGCCCCGTCGCGGCCGTGCTCGACGCCTTCGGCGTGGACAAGGACGCGCGCGGCAACGCCCGCGCCAGCACGGACTTCATCGGCGGCTACGCCACCAGCGTGCCCAAGGTGTTCGCCGCGGGCGACATGCGCCGCGGCCAGTCGCTCGTCGTCTGG